A segment of the Streptomyces sp. L2 genome:
GCTCAGGCTCCGCACGCCCTACGGCTCCGTCGCCGTCCGCCCGCCGGTGCCGGGGGCCCTCGGCTCACTCGGCGACCTCGGGGTCAGCGTGCGCTGACGCGCCGTGGCGAGCCGTATTCAGTTCCGGTCGACCGGCCAGATCTGGATGTGGTCGTCCTCCAGCTCCAGCGCCACCCGGTCGCGCATGTTCAGCGCGGCGGTGTACTCGGCGGGCAACTGGAGGCGGCCCGCCCGGTCGAGCATCGCGTACTCGCGGGCGACCAGTGTCTCGTGACCCGTGGTCGCGTCCACCTCGCTGCGGCGCAGGACCTCCGTGGAGGTACGGCCGTCTCGGATGGCGACCGTGCGGCGGACCTCGCCGGCCACCGCCTGGTCGTGGGTGACGATGACGATCGTGGTGCCCAGGGTCTCGTTCGCGGCGCGGAACGCCTCGAAGATCTCCGCGGCGGTGTGGGAGTCGAGTTCGCCTGTGGGTTCGTCGGCGAGCAGGACGGAGGGTGCGTTCGCGAGGGCCACCGCGATGGCGGTCCGCTGCTGCTGGCCGCCGGACATCTCGTGCGGGTGGCGGTCACGGCAGTCGGCCACCCGCAGCAACTCCAGGAGTTCCAGGGCGCGTTCGGTGCGGGCGCGGCGGCTCGTGCGGGTGCGGGGGCCGGTGCCGGCCAGCTGGAGGGGGAGGGCGACGTTCTGGGCGGCGGTGAGGTAGGGGAGCAGGTTGCGGGAGGTCTGCTGCCAGACGAAGCCGACGACCTCGCGGCGGTAGGCGAGGCGGTCGCGGGCGGTCATGGCGAGGAGGTCGCGGCCGGCGACGTGGGCTACGCCGGCGGTGGGGGTGTCGAGGCCGGCGAGGATGTTCATCAGGGTGGACTTGCCGCTGCCGGACGCGCCGACGAGGGCCATCAGCTCGCCCTCCCGGACGGTGAGGTCGAGGCCCTGGAGAGCCTGGACCTCGATGCCGTCGGCGGAGAAGATGCGGACCAGGCGGTCGCAGGTGATGAGGGTGTCTTCGCTGGTCATGAGGTCTCCTGCGTGGATGCGCGGTACTGCGGCCGGGCGGGGGTGGGTCCGCTTACAGGCGCTGCCAGGGTGCCGCTGCGCCCACCCGTGCCGCCCCCAGCGGCACGCATGCCCGCAGCTACGTGCGGACGTGCCCCGTAAGGGGCGCGGGGAACTGCGCGATCAGCCACGACGGGCCCGCGGCCGACGACGGCGCATCCGGTGACGGCGCGGCCCGTGCCGCCCCTCATCGGCCGTCCCCCGCCCGCAGCTCCCGTGTGGAGCCTCGGTGCACCGTCCACCACGCCTGGGTGGCCGCGACGGTCACCGACAGGGTGAGGACCAGGAGGGCCGGGGCGGTCAGGGACCAGGTGTCCGGGCGGAGGGTGGCCTCGCCGGCCGGCGTCTCCGCCGTGGCCACCGCGATGGTGGTGAGGTCGATGCCGGGGGAGAGGAGACGGATCGTCGCCCAGCCGGTCAGCGCGCCGCCGAGGCCGGCCAGGAGGGCGAGCGGCAGGGACTCCAGGACCAGCAGGCGCCGGGACTCCGCGCGGCTCAGGCCCATCGTGCGGAGCCGGGCCAGCAGGGCCGTGCGTTCCGGGGCCGCGCGCAGCAGGGACAGCAGGAGGGCGAGCAGCGCGTAGCCCGCGCCGGCCGCCACCGCCGCCGTGTACACGTGCTCCGCGCCGGTCTGGAGCGGCGAGTCGGCGTACCCGGCCCGCTCCTCGGCCCGTACCAGGACCGTGCCGGAGCCGTGGACGGCCTGGCGCAGCGCCCCCGCGTCCACCTGGCCGCCGCTGAGCAGCAGGGCCGTGGGACGGGCCGCCGCAGCGGTCAGCCCGGCACGGTCGACGACCAGGAAGTCACCGGAGACGGCCGGGGTGCGCTCGCGTACGGCGGTGATCCGCACGGTGACCGCGCTGCCGTCCTCCAGCCGGACCAGGAACGGACGGCGGGTGCCGTACGCTTCGGCGACGGACGGGGAGGCCAGGGCGGGGAGTTCGCCGTGCCGTCGCGTCAAGCCGCCTGCCTCGAAGGCGCCCAGCCCCGTGTGCGTCGCCAACCGGCCGTAGCTGTCCGGGTCCACGGCCGCCAGCGCCACCGAGTCCTGGCCGTCCAGCGGCTTCGCCTGGTAGTCGATGCTCACCGGGGCCACCCCGCGCACCCCCGGCACGTCCCGCACGCGCGCGTCGAGACCGGCGGGCAGGGGCGCGTCGGAGTCGACGCGGGCGTCCGCGCCGACGGTGAGCAGGGCCGCGCGGTCCCGGGTCGAGTGCACCCCGGAGAGGACCGAGCCGCCGAACGCGGCCGTGGTGAGCGCGGTCAGCAGGGCCAGCAGCGGCAGGACCGCCGACACGGAGGTACGGCTCGCGCGGGCCAGGGACAGGTGGGCCACCGCTCCGCGCAGCCGGCGGGCCGGGCGGCCCAGCCGGCGCAGGACGAACGGGTAGGTGCGCAGCAGCACGAGCGCCGCGATCACCCCGACCAGCACCGGCGCCACCGAGATCAGCTGGTCGCCCGTCGCACCACGCCGGCGCAGCGCCTCCACCGCCCCGGCCGCGAGGACGAGCAGCGTCAGCTCGGCGACCGTACGGCGCCGGGACGGCCGTACCGTCGCCACGTCCTCGCGCGGGCCGCCGGCCACCCGCACCGCGCGGTGCGCGAACGCGGCCCGCACCGGGAGGGCGGCGCAGGCGACGGCGGTGACGGCGAGGGCGGCGGCCACGGCGTATCCGGTCCGGCCCTCCGGGACCAGCGCCAGCGCCACGCCGAGGCCGAGCGCGCCCGCGGGTACGGCGACCACGGCCGTCTCCGCCAGCAGGCGCCCGGCGAGGCCGCGCAGCGAGACGCCCCGGGCGCGCAGCAGGGCGAGTTCGGTGCGGCGACGGTCGGCGGCCAGGCCGCCCGCCATCAGCAGGACCACGGCGGCGACCGTCCCGGTCCCGGCGGCGGCCACCGCGACCAGCGAGGAGATCCCGGAGCGCAGACGGGAGAAGCCGGCGAGCGCGTCGTCCAGCCCGGTGTCGACGTCGGCGCGCGGGTCGGTGACGGTCCGGGCCCGCTGCAGGCCGGGGCCCGACTCCAGGGCGGCGACGGCGGACTTCAGCCGGTCCAGGTCATGGGCGTGCAGACCGCCGAGGTCGGGGGCGAGGTTCCAGTACCGGGCGGGGTCACCCGCGGTGCCGAGCAGGGCGGGCGCGGCGTCCGGCGGGAGCAGCAGCGCGCCGAGCCAGTACTGGACGGGGTCCGGGCCCGGCGGGGGCACGGTCACCAGGCTCGGGTTGCGCAGCAGCGGCTGGGTGGACCAGTAGGCGCCGGCCGGGTCGCGCGGGGTGAGGATGCCGGTGATCCGCACGGCGAGCGGAGGCCTGCCGACGCCGGGCACGTGGATGACCGAGCCGGTCCTGATGTGCAGGCTCCTGGCGGTGGCGGCGGTGACGGCGGCCTCCACGCCGGGGGTGCTGTCGGTCACCGGGCCGGACGTGCGCGGCAGCCGTCCCTCCCGCACCCGGGCGTGCCCCGCGAGGCCGCTCTGCGCGACCAGCGCGACATGGGCGGGCAGACCGCTCGGGCGCGGGATCCACGGGTCGGGCACCGGCGGCTTGGTCCGGGTGCCGACGCCGTACGCCGACTGGTCCCGGTCCACGGACAGCGGGGCGCCCGCCGCGTCGAGCAGCTTCGCGTACTGCCGTTCCAGCGTGTCAGGCCGGAGCGCCGCCGCACGCTCGCCGGGCGCCGCGGTGAAGTCGGGCTGCGGGGCGGAGACCGTGATCGTGGTGTGGACGGGGCCGGCCTCCCGCAGGGCACGCGCCAGCCCGGCGTCCTCGTACCGGTCGACCGCGCGCGGGAAGACCCCGGCCAGGCAGGCGGTCACCGCGACCAGCAGGGCGAGCGCGAGAGCCGCCCCGGGGGCGGACCGCAGCCGCGTCCGTACCCAGGGCGCGACCACCACGGTGACAGCACGCCGCACCTCACTCACCCCCCTGGTCCCGCAGCGCCCGCGCCGGGTCCGCCCGGCGCAGCGACAGGACCGCCGTGACCGCCAGCGGGGCCAGCGAAACGACCGCCAGCAGCAACACGACCTGTCCCACCGGGAGTTGGACCACGAGGGGCGGGTCCGGCCGGGTGGCCTGGGTGGTGAGGACGATCAACGGCAGGATCGCACGGGCGAGTACGGCGCCCAGGGCCACGCCCACGGCGAGCGACAGCCCGACCAGGACCGTCTGTTCGGCGGCGACGGCGCGGGCCAGCCGCCGGCGCGGCACACCGAGCGCGCGCAGGACCGCGGACTCCGCGTCCCGCGCCCGCAGCGCCCCGGCGGCGGCCACGGCGAAACCGACCGCGGCGAGGGCGGCCGCCACCACGGCCGCCGCCGTGAACGCGGCCGTCGGGCCCGCGCCGAACGGGTCGTCGCGCAGCTCGGCGGCGATCTCGTCCCGCACCACGACCTGCCCGGGATCCATGTCGGGCAGCGCCCGCACCGCCGCCGCGACCCCGGCCGCGTCGCCCGGCGCGGTCCGCAGCCACCACTCGGTCGGCGTGACGCTGTCACCGTGGCGTGCCTCCAACGCCCGCTCCGCGGCGCGCAGATCGAGCAGTACGGCACCCCCGTCGCCGTCACCCGTGTGCTCGGCGTCGGCGGCCGTCGTCGGCAGCGCCCGCACGGACCGGACGATCCGCACCGGCAGGCTCTGGCCGCCGATCGTCACGTCCACCCGCTGCCCGGTACGGGCGCCCGCCGACGCCAGGAACAGGTCGGTCGCCACGGCGGTCACCTCCGGCGGCGCCGGGCGGGCGGCGCGCAGGTCGACCGTCAGGGAGGCCACGGTCCAGATGTCCGCGTCCGGGAGGTACCCGGTGCCGTAGGTGACGGTCAGCGGCCGGCCGGGCAGCACCTCGGGCCGGGTGGGGCTGGTCCTGGCGTTGGGCACGGCGGCGCCGCCCGCCTCGGCGGCCGTGGTCCAGCGGGCGGGCAGAGACAGCCTGCGGGTCTTGCCGTCGGCGCCCGTGGCCGCCAACTCCCGCACAGTGAAGCGGTGTCGCTCGGCGCGTTCGGCCGGCTGGCCCATGGTGAGCCGGAATCCGGTCAGACTCAGCGGGCCGGCCCCGGCGGGCAGTTCCAGGGTGAGGACGTGAGTGCGGCCGTCGGTGGGCAGCTGCCCGATCGGCAGGTCGTACGGCACCCCGTAGCGGTCCTCCAGCGTCACCGTCACGTCGGCGGTCGTACCGGGCCCGGTGGAGCTGCGCAGGCTCGCCGTCAGCCGCAACCGGGCCGTGTGGGAGGGGACTTGGGCCCCCGCTGGGGTGTCCTTGGGCGTGAGCCCGGTGAGCAGCCGCCGCGCCGGTACGTCCGCCAGGTCCCGGCGCATCAGCATCGTGTCCGCCGCGCGGGCGGTGTCCAGCGCGAGCACGGTCGCCGTACGGTCCCCGGAGAGCAGGTCCTGGGCGCGGACGGCGGGG
Coding sequences within it:
- a CDS encoding ABC transporter ATP-binding protein, whose amino-acid sequence is MTSEDTLITCDRLVRIFSADGIEVQALQGLDLTVREGELMALVGASGSGKSTLMNILAGLDTPTAGVAHVAGRDLLAMTARDRLAYRREVVGFVWQQTSRNLLPYLTAAQNVALPLQLAGTGPRTRTSRRARTERALELLELLRVADCRDRHPHEMSGGQQQRTAIAVALANAPSVLLADEPTGELDSHTAAEIFEAFRAANETLGTTIVIVTHDQAVAGEVRRTVAIRDGRTSTEVLRRSEVDATTGHETLVAREYAMLDRAGRLQLPAEYTAALNMRDRVALELEDDHIQIWPVDRN
- a CDS encoding FtsX-like permease family protein produces the protein MRRAVTVVVAPWVRTRLRSAPGAALALALLVAVTACLAGVFPRAVDRYEDAGLARALREAGPVHTTITVSAPQPDFTAAPGERAAALRPDTLERQYAKLLDAAGAPLSVDRDQSAYGVGTRTKPPVPDPWIPRPSGLPAHVALVAQSGLAGHARVREGRLPRTSGPVTDSTPGVEAAVTAATARSLHIRTGSVIHVPGVGRPPLAVRITGILTPRDPAGAYWSTQPLLRNPSLVTVPPPGPDPVQYWLGALLLPPDAAPALLGTAGDPARYWNLAPDLGGLHAHDLDRLKSAVAALESGPGLQRARTVTDPRADVDTGLDDALAGFSRLRSGISSLVAVAAAGTGTVAAVVLLMAGGLAADRRRTELALLRARGVSLRGLAGRLLAETAVVAVPAGALGLGVALALVPEGRTGYAVAAALAVTAVACAALPVRAAFAHRAVRVAGGPREDVATVRPSRRRTVAELTLLVLAAGAVEALRRRGATGDQLISVAPVLVGVIAALVLLRTYPFVLRRLGRPARRLRGAVAHLSLARASRTSVSAVLPLLALLTALTTAAFGGSVLSGVHSTRDRAALLTVGADARVDSDAPLPAGLDARVRDVPGVRGVAPVSIDYQAKPLDGQDSVALAAVDPDSYGRLATHTGLGAFEAGGLTRRHGELPALASPSVAEAYGTRRPFLVRLEDGSAVTVRITAVRERTPAVSGDFLVVDRAGLTAAAARPTALLLSGGQVDAGALRQAVHGSGTVLVRAEERAGYADSPLQTGAEHVYTAAVAAGAGYALLALLLSLLRAAPERTALLARLRTMGLSRAESRRLLVLESLPLALLAGLGGALTGWATIRLLSPGIDLTTIAVATAETPAGEATLRPDTWSLTAPALLVLTLSVTVAATQAWWTVHRGSTRELRAGDGR